In Chitinophaga nivalis, a single genomic region encodes these proteins:
- a CDS encoding DNA/RNA non-specific endonuclease has translation MKPIKLLFVLTTIIVFASCRKESLVTPASTVNQASDKKATTESTTTLSESFESGTKAAYAVGSVTLSSGSWSLDEALIGNTSADVKNGAKSVRTRNNGQLTMNFDATGGAETITIQHAVYGNDGSSTWQLWISTDGGSSYTQAGNTVTSSTSTLQAATFTVNVTGSYRLSIRKVSGGSNRINFDDIQVVTGGGTNPGGPGTGGTTGDDSHLLLGNPTGAQASVVLTQNYLRNATYYISSYNSVRGTPNWVSWHIASGDLGSAPRQDDFRADAALPSSWYQVGSSSYSSSGFDRGHNCPSADRTSTVAANSSTFLMSNMIPQAPQNNQQTWNNMEQYIRSLVTAGNEVYVIMGSYGTGGNGSKGNANTIDGGRVTVPSNVWKVVVVIPNGSNDLSRINAATRVIAVNTPNINTIGTDWKSYRTSVDAIESAAGVDLLSALPANIQSALESKVDNL, from the coding sequence ATGAAACCCATCAAACTTTTGTTTGTTCTCACAACGATCATTGTATTTGCATCATGCCGCAAAGAATCATTGGTGACACCCGCCAGCACAGTTAACCAGGCATCAGACAAAAAAGCAACTACAGAGAGCACAACTACGTTATCAGAATCATTTGAAAGTGGTACCAAAGCTGCCTATGCAGTGGGTAGTGTAACCCTTTCCTCCGGCAGCTGGAGTTTAGACGAAGCACTGATCGGCAATACCAGTGCAGACGTAAAGAACGGCGCCAAATCTGTAAGAACACGCAACAATGGTCAACTGACCATGAATTTCGACGCTACCGGCGGTGCGGAAACCATCACGATCCAGCACGCGGTGTATGGCAATGACGGCAGCAGTACCTGGCAGCTCTGGATTTCTACCGACGGCGGTTCCAGCTACACCCAGGCAGGCAACACCGTTACTTCTTCCACCTCCACTTTGCAGGCGGCTACGTTCACCGTGAATGTAACCGGCAGCTATCGCCTGTCTATCCGCAAGGTAAGCGGCGGCAGCAACCGTATCAACTTCGATGACATTCAGGTAGTAACCGGCGGTGGCACCAATCCGGGAGGTCCGGGTACCGGTGGTACCACCGGTGATGACAGCCACCTGTTGCTGGGTAACCCTACCGGTGCACAGGCCAGCGTTGTGCTGACCCAGAACTATCTGCGTAATGCCACTTATTACATTTCTTCCTACAACAGCGTAAGAGGTACACCTAACTGGGTAAGCTGGCACATTGCATCCGGCGACCTGGGTTCCGCTCCCCGTCAGGATGACTTCCGTGCAGATGCCGCGTTGCCTTCCTCCTGGTATCAGGTAGGTAGCTCCAGCTATTCCAGCAGTGGTTTCGACCGTGGACACAACTGTCCTTCTGCTGACCGCACTTCTACCGTAGCAGCCAACAGCAGTACCTTCCTCATGTCTAACATGATTCCTCAGGCGCCGCAGAACAATCAGCAAACCTGGAACAACATGGAACAGTACATTCGTTCGCTCGTTACTGCCGGCAATGAAGTATATGTGATCATGGGTAGCTATGGTACCGGTGGTAATGGTAGTAAAGGTAATGCCAACACGATCGACGGTGGCCGTGTAACCGTACCTTCCAACGTATGGAAAGTAGTAGTGGTGATTCCGAATGGTTCCAACGACCTGTCCAGAATCAATGCCGCTACCCGCGTTATTGCGGTAAATACGCCTAACATCAACACTATCGGCACCGACTGGAAAAGCTACAGAACTTCTGTAGACGCCATTGAGTCTGCCGCAGGTGTAGACCTGTTATCTGCTTTACCCGCCAACATCCAGTCAGCGTTGGAATCTAAAGTAGATAATCTGTAG
- a CDS encoding GNAT family N-acetyltransferase encodes MPHDFLTHSHVLPSLLNPEAHAFFKKEIPALGTFVMQPLQCPADIPVIHHWLNQDYAAFWQLQQTSAETINNIYTEMIGSSHTHPYLGRLHDQPAFLVEFYDASKDRIGEYYDVQPGDFGFHILMSPPVQPIKNFTWHVFTMIIEVLFSYPTVKRLIVEPDTRNEKIHVLNKRAGFVYQHEIKLPEKTAHLAFLTREAYQHALAAASFVS; translated from the coding sequence ATGCCACATGATTTTTTAACCCACAGTCATGTACTTCCATCCTTACTTAACCCGGAAGCACATGCATTTTTCAAAAAGGAAATTCCTGCACTGGGCACTTTCGTGATGCAACCGCTGCAATGCCCGGCAGATATTCCCGTGATTCACCACTGGCTAAACCAGGACTATGCCGCCTTCTGGCAGTTACAACAAACATCAGCGGAAACCATCAATAATATTTACACAGAGATGATCGGGTCATCCCATACCCATCCTTATCTCGGCCGGCTGCATGATCAACCTGCTTTTCTGGTAGAATTTTATGATGCCAGCAAAGACCGTATCGGTGAGTACTACGATGTACAACCCGGTGACTTTGGTTTCCATATTCTGATGAGTCCTCCGGTACAGCCTATTAAAAATTTCACCTGGCATGTATTCACCATGATTATAGAAGTGCTGTTCAGCTACCCGACAGTGAAACGGTTGATTGTGGAACCGGATACCCGCAACGAAAAAATCCATGTCCTGAATAAACGGGCCGGATTTGTCTATCAACATGAAATAAAATTACCTGAGAAAACCGCCCATCTGGCTTTTCTGACACGTGAAGCATATCAGCACGCATTAGCCGCCGCTTCGTTTGTCAGTTAA
- a CDS encoding IucA/IucC family protein translates to MNNSVTITPEQAIAHLQPEVWLKVNTLHIRKALTELSHELLLTPLRQYTKDGWGHYELPADKPGVVYRFRAQILQLDHWYIDTTSIEKLIDQVPAPLDSLQFIAEFTQTLGIDEDTLPKYMEEICSVLYGSAYMHTKPGFTSEELVHADYQQVEHAMMEGHPAFIANNGRIGFDATDYRAYAPEADAPVHLLWIAGHQSRAAYTGITALPYQQLLQQELGDAVLASFNQKITDLGLNPADYVYLPVHPWQWYNKLVHIFGADIANRQLIFLGTSEDAYLAQQSIRTFFNISHPEKFYVKTALSILNMGFMRGLSPYYMRTTPAITEWISQELGEDAYLQEKGFSLLAEVATVGYRHLYYEMAQQKDSPYKKMLAALWRESPVARLQPGQQLMTMASLLHIDREGKALLPALIKASGTDATTWLRSYIDAYLSPILHCFYYHDIVFMPHGENLILILENSTPVKAIMKDITEEIGVLSKEKVLPAVMERLSVVVPDEYKLIYIFTDIFDDFFRYVAHILVEHAGYPEDNFWELVAACILAYQERYPELAEKFERHDLFAPEFHRCCLNRLQLRHHQQMINLSDPIGNLQFAGMLKNPIAVYKTKLAGAVPLEA, encoded by the coding sequence ATGAACAATTCCGTTACCATTACGCCCGAACAGGCCATCGCCCATCTACAGCCCGAAGTATGGCTTAAAGTCAATACTTTGCACATACGCAAAGCGCTCACGGAACTTTCACATGAACTGTTGCTCACCCCGCTGCGACAATACACCAAAGACGGATGGGGACATTATGAGCTACCTGCCGACAAACCCGGCGTAGTGTATCGTTTCCGCGCACAGATACTCCAGCTGGATCACTGGTATATCGACACCACCTCTATCGAAAAACTGATAGACCAGGTACCTGCTCCTTTGGACTCCTTACAATTCATTGCGGAATTCACCCAAACACTGGGTATCGATGAAGACACCCTGCCCAAATACATGGAAGAGATCTGCAGTGTTTTATACGGCAGCGCCTACATGCATACCAAACCAGGATTTACTTCCGAAGAACTGGTACATGCAGATTACCAACAGGTAGAACATGCCATGATGGAAGGACATCCTGCCTTTATTGCCAACAACGGCCGTATTGGTTTTGATGCCACGGATTACCGCGCCTATGCACCGGAAGCAGATGCGCCGGTACACCTGCTGTGGATTGCCGGTCATCAAAGCAGGGCTGCCTACACCGGTATCACCGCCCTCCCTTACCAGCAATTGCTGCAACAGGAATTGGGCGATGCCGTGCTGGCTTCCTTCAATCAAAAAATCACCGATCTCGGTCTGAACCCTGCAGACTATGTATATCTTCCCGTACATCCGTGGCAGTGGTACAATAAACTGGTACATATCTTCGGCGCGGATATCGCCAATCGCCAGCTGATTTTCCTGGGTACTTCCGAAGATGCCTATCTGGCCCAGCAATCTATTCGTACGTTTTTCAACATCAGTCATCCGGAGAAGTTTTATGTAAAAACCGCACTCTCTATTCTGAACATGGGATTCATGCGAGGCCTGTCTCCTTACTACATGCGTACTACGCCCGCCATTACCGAATGGATTTCACAGGAGCTGGGAGAAGACGCCTACCTGCAGGAAAAAGGGTTCTCCTTACTGGCAGAAGTAGCCACCGTAGGTTATCGTCATCTCTATTATGAAATGGCGCAGCAGAAAGATAGTCCCTACAAAAAAATGCTGGCTGCACTCTGGCGCGAAAGCCCGGTAGCACGGCTGCAGCCCGGACAACAGCTGATGACCATGGCCTCCCTGCTGCACATCGACCGGGAAGGAAAAGCCTTGTTACCTGCGCTGATAAAGGCCAGCGGGACGGATGCCACTACCTGGCTAAGGTCTTACATCGATGCTTACCTGAGCCCCATCCTCCATTGTTTTTACTACCACGACATCGTATTTATGCCGCATGGTGAAAACCTGATCCTCATCCTGGAAAACAGTACGCCGGTAAAGGCGATCATGAAAGACATCACAGAAGAAATAGGTGTCTTATCCAAAGAAAAAGTATTACCGGCAGTGATGGAACGTTTATCTGTAGTAGTACCGGACGAATACAAACTCATCTACATCTTCACAGATATATTCGATGATTTCTTCCGCTATGTAGCACATATCCTCGTTGAACATGCCGGTTATCCGGAAGACAATTTCTGGGAGCTGGTAGCCGCTTGTATACTGGCTTATCAGGAACGTTATCCGGAGCTGGCAGAAAAATTTGAACGGCATGATTTGTTTGCGCCGGAGTTTCATCGTTGCTGCCTGAACAGGTTGCAGCTGCGTCACCACCAGCAGATGATCAACTTGTCTGATCCGATTGGCAACCTGCAGTTTGCCGGTATGTTGAAAAATCCGATTGCTGTTTATAAAACAAAATTAGCCGGCGCAGTGCCGTTGGAAGCCTGA
- a CDS encoding nitroreductase family protein — protein MDKFDLTTDHTGIGMSGAAITRIIRQRRTTFADSFIKQEIPRELLEEILTNGTWAPTHKMTEPWRFVVLQGQQLPLFGQYMADYYKTTLPPEKFPPAQYQQTLHYPDNAACMIAILLHRSRTVQIPEWEELSAVAAAVQNMWLTCTAHQLGAYWDSCAACITYGNQLKTAEQEQCLGFLYIGYYDQQQLPPQKRRAPIEKKVTWLD, from the coding sequence ATGGACAAATTTGATCTTACTACGGATCATACCGGGATTGGTATGTCCGGAGCAGCCATCACCCGTATCATCCGGCAACGCAGAACAACGTTTGCTGATAGTTTTATAAAGCAAGAGATCCCCCGGGAACTGCTGGAAGAAATTCTGACCAATGGTACCTGGGCGCCCACCCATAAAATGACAGAACCCTGGCGCTTTGTGGTATTACAAGGCCAGCAACTTCCTTTATTCGGGCAGTACATGGCCGATTATTATAAAACAACGCTGCCACCGGAAAAATTTCCACCGGCGCAATATCAGCAAACCTTGCACTATCCGGATAATGCGGCCTGCATGATTGCGATCCTACTCCATCGCAGCCGTACCGTTCAAATACCTGAATGGGAAGAACTATCCGCCGTAGCCGCAGCCGTGCAGAACATGTGGCTGACCTGTACCGCCCACCAGCTGGGCGCTTACTGGGATAGCTGCGCTGCCTGCATCACCTATGGCAACCAGTTAAAAACGGCAGAACAGGAACAATGTCTGGGTTTTCTGTATATCGGTTATTATGACCAGCAGCAACTCCCACCCCAAAAACGAAGAGCCCCGATTGAAAAAAAAGTAACCTGGCTCGATTAA
- a CDS encoding pyridoxal phosphate-dependent decarboxylase family protein: protein MQLHISQPTPVTAPYKDIFREETTGEYLSAIQLASESVARFLGNNKKPFSGVTPADLKPFFSTVDLNTPLADYQSLLQEVETIYSDHAIAFHLPQYIAHLNCPVVIPAIAAEVLISAINSSLDTWDQSAGGTLIEQKLIEWTCREIGFGPDADGIFTSGGTQSNLMALLLARDHYAVHHLHHNIKKDGLPAEATRFRIFTSEISHFSIQKNASLLGLGEQAVVKVRSDQFRMDMHALEDAIRLELQKGNIPIAIVATAGNTDFGNIDSLETAGRLAAQYKLWFHVDAAYGCGLLLSNQYRHLLNGIELADSVTTDYHKSFFQPVSSSSFLVKNKATLGLLKYHADYLNPKEQEEDGLPNQVSKSLQTTRRFDALKLWFTMRLMGKQQLGEYFDTLINTTAAVATILEEDPDFELLNYSDISALVFRYNPESNFQTSACSMNQHIRKAMLEQGEALVAGTKVQGAYYLKFTILNPLTTTDHVLGVMDIIRQHGEAWLQTQPVVLENACD, encoded by the coding sequence ATGCAACTCCATATATCACAGCCAACGCCCGTTACGGCGCCCTACAAGGATATCTTCCGGGAAGAAACTACCGGAGAATACTTATCCGCCATTCAACTGGCCAGCGAATCTGTTGCCCGTTTTCTGGGCAATAATAAAAAACCGTTCAGTGGCGTCACGCCTGCTGACCTGAAGCCCTTTTTCAGTACTGTAGATCTCAACACGCCGCTGGCCGATTACCAAAGCCTGTTGCAGGAAGTAGAAACCATCTATTCAGATCATGCCATTGCTTTTCACTTACCCCAATATATTGCGCATCTCAACTGTCCGGTAGTGATTCCGGCCATCGCAGCGGAAGTACTGATCTCTGCGATCAACTCTTCCCTGGATACCTGGGACCAGAGTGCCGGCGGTACCCTGATAGAACAAAAGCTGATTGAATGGACCTGCCGGGAGATTGGCTTCGGCCCTGATGCCGACGGGATATTTACCAGCGGTGGTACACAAAGCAACCTGATGGCTTTATTACTGGCCAGGGATCATTATGCGGTACATCATCTCCACCACAATATCAAAAAAGACGGACTACCGGCGGAGGCTACACGCTTCCGGATATTCACTTCTGAAATCAGTCATTTCAGCATCCAGAAAAATGCGTCGTTGCTGGGACTTGGCGAACAGGCCGTGGTGAAAGTACGATCGGATCAGTTCCGGATGGACATGCATGCACTCGAAGATGCCATCCGGCTGGAGCTGCAGAAAGGCAATATTCCGATTGCCATTGTGGCCACTGCCGGTAATACAGACTTCGGTAATATTGATTCCCTGGAAACAGCAGGCAGACTGGCCGCTCAATACAAGCTATGGTTTCATGTAGATGCCGCTTATGGCTGCGGCTTACTGTTATCGAATCAGTACCGTCATTTACTCAATGGCATAGAGCTGGCGGATTCAGTCACAACAGATTACCATAAATCCTTTTTCCAGCCGGTAAGCAGCAGTAGTTTCCTGGTGAAAAACAAAGCCACCCTGGGCCTGTTGAAATACCATGCAGATTACCTGAACCCCAAGGAACAGGAAGAAGACGGTTTGCCTAATCAGGTGAGTAAGTCGCTGCAAACCACCCGGCGCTTCGACGCGCTGAAACTATGGTTTACCATGCGGCTCATGGGCAAACAACAATTAGGAGAATACTTTGACACCCTGATCAACACCACCGCTGCAGTAGCTACTATCCTGGAGGAAGATCCTGATTTCGAACTGCTGAATTATTCCGATATCAGTGCATTGGTATTCCGGTACAATCCGGAGAGCAATTTCCAAACCAGCGCCTGTTCTATGAACCAGCATATCCGCAAAGCAATGCTGGAACAAGGAGAAGCGCTCGTAGCAGGTACCAAGGTGCAAGGCGCTTATTATCTGAAATTCACCATTCTGAATCCGCTGACCACCACCGACCATGTGCTGGGTGTGATGGACATCATCCGGCAGCATGGCGAAGCCTGGCTGCAGACGCAGCCGGTAGTATTGGAAAACGCCTGCGATTAA
- a CDS encoding lysine N(6)-hydroxylase/L-ornithine N(5)-oxygenase family protein, producing MKTPNVYHVIGIGIGPFNLGLAALLEPVKELSALFFDQAPQFNWHPGLMFSNATLQVPFMADLVTMADPTSPYSFLQFLKATGRIYKFYIREDFFILRKEYNVYCQWVAAQLASCRFSHQVTAIAYEADTQLYAVTVTNLRSQETAVYHAAKLVLGTGTQPHLPPFAQKGAFPQVIHGGDYLHHKSTILQQSSVTVIGSGQSAAEIFSDLLPYAEDQLSLNWYTRPDRFFPMEYSKLTLELTSPEYVDYFYNMPAEKRRATLAKQNPLFKGINYDLINSIFDTLYEMSVGNKPLQVQLRPGIQLDHISRAGEDAVTLHLTHVGQQHAFTADTGFVILATGYKYKEPAFLGGIQERIARDENGQYDVKRNYTIDNNGTDIFVQNAELHTHGFVTPDLGMGAYRNTCIINAIAAREVYHAEQQIAFQQFEADLDAPLQSTAGAVPVAAASLY from the coding sequence ATGAAAACACCCAACGTATATCACGTCATCGGTATTGGTATCGGTCCTTTTAATCTGGGTCTGGCAGCACTGCTGGAGCCGGTGAAAGAGCTATCCGCCCTGTTCTTTGATCAGGCGCCGCAGTTTAACTGGCACCCTGGCTTAATGTTCAGCAATGCCACCCTGCAGGTACCTTTCATGGCAGATCTGGTAACCATGGCCGATCCTACCAGTCCTTACAGCTTTCTGCAATTTCTGAAAGCGACGGGCAGAATCTATAAATTTTATATCCGGGAAGATTTTTTTATCCTGAGAAAAGAATACAATGTATACTGCCAGTGGGTGGCCGCACAACTGGCCAGCTGCCGCTTTTCGCATCAGGTAACAGCTATCGCCTATGAAGCGGATACCCAATTGTATGCCGTTACGGTTACCAACCTGCGCTCCCAGGAAACAGCTGTGTATCATGCAGCGAAGCTGGTGCTGGGTACGGGCACACAACCACACCTGCCACCATTTGCCCAGAAAGGTGCATTCCCGCAGGTGATTCATGGCGGCGATTATCTGCATCATAAGTCCACTATCCTGCAACAATCTTCCGTGACCGTGATCGGTTCCGGACAAAGTGCGGCTGAAATTTTCAGCGACCTGCTACCTTATGCAGAAGATCAGCTGTCGCTCAACTGGTATACCCGCCCCGATCGTTTTTTCCCGATGGAATATTCCAAACTAACACTGGAACTGACCTCACCGGAATACGTAGATTACTTCTACAATATGCCGGCAGAAAAAAGGAGGGCCACTTTAGCCAAACAAAACCCGCTCTTTAAAGGCATCAACTATGACCTGATCAACAGTATTTTCGATACGCTGTATGAAATGAGTGTAGGCAACAAACCGTTGCAGGTGCAGTTACGGCCGGGTATACAGCTGGATCATATCAGCCGTGCCGGAGAAGATGCCGTGACCTTACATCTGACACATGTAGGGCAACAGCACGCCTTTACTGCCGATACCGGTTTTGTGATACTGGCTACCGGTTACAAATACAAGGAACCCGCTTTCCTCGGAGGTATTCAGGAACGCATTGCGCGGGATGAAAACGGGCAATATGATGTGAAGCGGAATTATACCATTGACAACAATGGTACCGACATATTTGTGCAGAATGCCGAGCTGCATACCCATGGATTTGTAACACCGGATCTGGGTATGGGTGCTTACAGGAATACCTGTATCATCAATGCGATTGCAGCAAGAGAGGTTTATCATGCAGAACAACAGATCGCTTTTCAGCAGTTTGAAGCGGACCTGGATGCGCCCTTGCAAAGTACTGCCGGCGCTGTACCAGTAGCTGCTGCCAGCTTATACTAA
- a CDS encoding siderophore-interacting protein, translating into MHQENIPTIQAAQNFYAHAAVTAIKDVSPHLRRFTFKAYGLKAVHFCRPGNHIKIFIPQPGSAEIALPDVSSGRPNWPDPTQKPVMRTYTLRKIDPGKEELDIEFALHDDNNGAACAWAMLAKPGDLLGIGMKAGKTLREADWYFMGGDETAIPAIAAMLESLPATATGMAYLEVDTPADTFEIITRSAVQIRWLYRNGTRPEASRLLLQALQSAPLPAAAVSTRYVWVSAEAEVVKAVKQYAKNELLLQREELHATVYWKAGESEDEYQREK; encoded by the coding sequence ATGCATCAGGAAAATATACCAACCATACAGGCTGCACAGAATTTTTATGCCCATGCAGCTGTGACCGCGATAAAGGATGTGTCACCACACCTGCGTCGTTTTACTTTTAAAGCTTATGGATTAAAGGCCGTACATTTTTGCCGGCCTGGTAATCACATTAAAATATTTATTCCGCAGCCGGGGAGCGCTGAAATAGCCTTGCCGGATGTCAGCAGCGGCCGGCCTAACTGGCCCGACCCGACCCAAAAACCGGTCATGCGTACCTATACACTCCGGAAAATAGATCCCGGGAAAGAAGAGCTGGATATAGAATTTGCACTGCATGATGATAACAACGGCGCTGCCTGTGCCTGGGCCATGCTGGCCAAGCCCGGTGACCTGCTGGGTATTGGTATGAAAGCAGGCAAAACACTCCGGGAAGCTGACTGGTATTTTATGGGGGGAGATGAAACCGCGATACCCGCTATTGCCGCCATGCTCGAATCACTGCCCGCTACAGCCACAGGTATGGCTTATCTGGAAGTAGATACCCCTGCAGATACCTTTGAAATAATTACCCGGTCTGCCGTACAAATCAGGTGGTTGTATCGTAATGGTACCCGTCCCGAAGCGTCCCGGTTATTGTTGCAGGCGTTGCAGTCTGCACCGCTTCCTGCGGCTGCAGTGAGTACCCGGTATGTATGGGTGTCCGCTGAAGCCGAAGTGGTGAAAGCCGTGAAACAGTATGCCAAAAATGAATTGTTGTTACAAAGGGAAGAATTACATGCCACCGTTTACTGGAAGGCCGGAGAAAGTGAAGATGAGTACCAGCGTGAGAAATAG
- a CDS encoding Crp/Fnr family transcriptional regulator, with amino-acid sequence MYHLLRAYILGKVVISEEGMEKVLACFKTVTAQKDEILLGEGGQSRNMYFVINGCLRIYFLQADGSEATRYLAFEGNFASALMAFITEQPSLEYLQALEKSTLLTISREDFYRLVEEVPGWDLFYRNYLERAYVMNTNRLMSFITMDATERYQRLLMESPKIVQRLSNKMVANYLGISQEALSRLKSRLSKR; translated from the coding sequence ATGTATCACCTGCTTAGAGCCTACATTTTAGGAAAAGTTGTCATCAGCGAGGAAGGAATGGAAAAGGTGCTGGCCTGTTTTAAAACAGTAACGGCACAAAAGGATGAAATCCTGTTGGGAGAAGGTGGGCAGTCCAGGAATATGTACTTTGTAATCAATGGTTGCCTGCGTATTTATTTTTTGCAGGCAGATGGATCGGAAGCAACGCGTTATCTGGCTTTTGAAGGTAATTTCGCCTCCGCACTGATGGCTTTTATCACTGAGCAACCTTCCCTGGAATACCTGCAGGCATTGGAGAAATCTACTTTACTGACGATCTCCAGAGAGGATTTTTACAGATTGGTGGAAGAAGTACCGGGATGGGACCTGTTTTACCGGAATTACCTGGAAAGGGCCTATGTGATGAATACCAACCGGTTAATGAGTTTTATTACGATGGATGCCACCGAACGTTATCAGCGCTTGCTGATGGAAAGCCCGAAGATCGTACAACGGCTTTCCAATAAAATGGTGGCCAATTATCTGGGGATTTCCCAGGAAGCACTGAGCCGGCTGAAAAGCAGACTCAGTAAACGTTAG
- a CDS encoding DHA2 family efflux MFS transporter permease subunit, whose product MAEQGVRKWVITITMVLACMLEFLDTTIVNVAIPHIQGNMGAILEDVAWVTTGYAVANVIILPMSGWLGNRFGRKNYFLFSIIVFTIASMLCGNSTTLIELILFRVLQGLAGGGLISTAQAILLETWPPEERGTATAIFGFGAVVGPTIAPALGGYLTDTLSWPWVFYINLPLGILAAVLTHCYVRETPKSGVGKPVDWWGILLLTIAVGSLQTVLEKGEEKDWFATNYIIVLTAAAVIGILLFIWRETTTEHPVVNFQLFRYRSFSAGMVTSFVFGIGLYGSVFIFPQYCQTLLGFSAEQTGLLLLPGQLFTISLMPIVGKVLKKGVPPQLFVIAGFLCFFVFPTLMSRATLSSGLTDFYFPLNFRGIGIGMLFVPLITLAIKDLKGPEIGQGAGLYNMMRQLGGSFGIAGLATRIHIGQSVHRNFLLENVNEYNPAYQERIQAYIQGFMGKGFSHADAVEMALKAVDGVIKKQSMLMSFSGAYQLLGIVMLCCIPLVFLQGRNKKQVALPADAH is encoded by the coding sequence ATGGCTGAACAAGGCGTAAGAAAATGGGTCATTACTATCACGATGGTATTGGCCTGTATGCTGGAATTTTTGGATACTACCATTGTGAATGTAGCCATTCCGCATATACAAGGTAATATGGGCGCTATCCTGGAAGATGTGGCATGGGTAACTACCGGATATGCGGTGGCCAATGTAATCATCCTCCCTATGTCCGGATGGCTGGGCAACCGTTTTGGCCGGAAGAATTATTTTCTCTTCTCTATCATCGTTTTCACCATCGCCTCCATGCTCTGTGGCAACTCCACCACATTGATAGAACTGATCCTGTTCAGGGTGTTGCAGGGGCTGGCCGGCGGTGGGCTTATTTCTACTGCCCAGGCAATTCTGCTGGAAACATGGCCGCCGGAAGAAAGAGGCACAGCAACCGCTATATTTGGCTTTGGCGCCGTGGTAGGACCTACCATCGCGCCGGCCCTCGGCGGCTACCTAACCGATACCTTATCCTGGCCCTGGGTGTTTTACATCAACCTGCCACTGGGTATCCTGGCTGCTGTACTCACTCATTGCTATGTAAGGGAAACCCCTAAATCCGGCGTGGGTAAACCGGTCGACTGGTGGGGCATCCTGTTACTCACCATCGCAGTAGGTAGTTTGCAAACTGTGCTGGAGAAAGGAGAGGAAAAAGACTGGTTCGCGACAAACTACATCATCGTATTAACGGCGGCAGCTGTGATAGGTATCCTGTTGTTCATCTGGCGGGAAACCACAACGGAGCATCCCGTGGTTAACTTTCAGCTGTTCCGCTACCGGAGCTTCTCGGCCGGCATGGTGACCTCCTTTGTATTTGGTATCGGATTGTATGGATCTGTATTTATCTTTCCGCAATACTGCCAGACCCTGCTGGGCTTTTCGGCAGAACAAACCGGACTACTGTTGTTACCCGGACAGCTCTTTACCATATCGCTGATGCCGATTGTCGGGAAAGTACTGAAGAAGGGCGTACCGCCACAACTATTTGTAATAGCGGGTTTCCTTTGCTTCTTTGTATTTCCTACCCTGATGAGCCGGGCGACGCTTTCTTCCGGACTGACAGACTTTTACTTCCCGCTGAACTTCCGCGGCATTGGTATCGGAATGTTGTTCGTACCGTTGATTACCCTCGCGATCAAAGACCTGAAAGGACCTGAAATAGGCCAGGGAGCAGGGTTGTATAACATGATGCGGCAGCTGGGTGGTTCTTTTGGTATCGCAGGATTGGCTACCCGTATCCATATCGGACAAAGTGTACACCGGAATTTTCTCCTGGAAAATGTCAACGAATACAACCCGGCGTACCAGGAGCGTATACAGGCTTATATACAGGGATTCATGGGGAAAGGATTTTCTCATGCAGATGCTGTGGAAATGGCTTTGAAAGCAGTAGATGGTGTTATTAAAAAGCAATCCATGCTGATGTCTTTTTCCGGCGCGTACCAGTTACTGGGGATCGTGATGTTATGTTGTATTCCCCTGGTATTCCTGCAGGGCCGGAACAAAAAACAGGTGGCATTACCGGCAGATGCCCATTGA